The following are encoded together in the Salmonella enterica subsp. enterica serovar Choleraesuis genome:
- the aroG gene encoding phospho-2-dehydro-3-deoxyheptonate aldolase, whose product MTYKNDDLRIKEINHLLPPVALLEKFPATEEAASTVAGARQAIHKILKGQDDRLLVIIGPCSIHDTAAAREYAARLLTLREELHGELEVVMRVYFEKPRTTVGWKGLINDPHMDNSFQINDGLRTARELLLAINHSGLPAAGEFLDMITPQYLADLMSWGAIGARTTESQVHRELASGLSCPVGFKNGTDGTIKVAIDAINAAGAPHCFLSVTKWGHSAIVNTSGNEDCHIILRGGKEPNYSAHHVGAVKQGLTKAGLAPQVMIDFSHANSSKQFQKQMEVCTDVCQQMAGGEKGIVGVMIESHLVEGNQSLDSGKPLVYGQSVTDACIGWADTDKALRQLAAAVKARRAL is encoded by the coding sequence ATGACTTACAAGAACGATGATTTAAGAATCAAAGAGATCAACCATTTACTTCCCCCCGTTGCTTTACTGGAAAAGTTTCCCGCTACTGAAGAGGCCGCATCCACTGTTGCCGGTGCTCGTCAGGCTATCCATAAAATCCTCAAAGGGCAGGATGATCGCCTGTTGGTGATTATCGGGCCGTGCTCAATTCATGATACCGCCGCCGCGCGCGAATACGCCGCTCGCCTGTTGACTCTGCGTGAAGAGCTGCATGGGGAACTGGAAGTCGTCATGCGCGTCTATTTTGAAAAGCCACGAACTACCGTGGGCTGGAAAGGGCTGATTAACGATCCGCACATGGATAATAGCTTCCAGATCAACGACGGGTTGCGTACAGCACGCGAGCTGCTGCTGGCCATTAACCACAGCGGCCTGCCGGCGGCGGGTGAGTTTCTGGATATGATTACTCCTCAGTATCTGGCAGATCTAATGAGCTGGGGAGCCATTGGCGCTCGTACCACTGAATCTCAGGTGCATCGTGAATTGGCTTCTGGCCTGTCTTGCCCGGTCGGGTTTAAAAACGGTACTGACGGTACGATTAAAGTTGCCATCGATGCTATCAACGCCGCTGGAGCACCGCACTGCTTCCTGTCGGTGACGAAATGGGGTCACTCGGCTATCGTGAATACCAGCGGGAATGAAGATTGCCATATTATTCTGCGTGGCGGTAAAGAGCCGAACTACAGCGCTCATCACGTTGGTGCCGTTAAGCAGGGGCTGACTAAAGCGGGCCTGGCACCTCAGGTGATGATTGACTTCAGCCATGCTAACTCCAGCAAACAGTTCCAGAAACAGATGGAAGTTTGCACCGATGTCTGCCAGCAGATGGCGGGTGGGGAAAAGGGTATTGTCGGCGTGATGATTGAAAGTCATCTGGTAGAAGGTAACCAGAGCCTTGATAGCGGCAAACCGCTGGTTTATGGCCAGAGCGTTACCGATGCCTGCATTGGCTGGGCAGATACTGATAAAGCACTGCGTCAGCTGGCGGCTGCGGTTAAAGCACGCCGGGCGCTTTAA
- the gpmA gene encoding 2,3-bisphosphoglycerate-dependent phosphoglycerate mutase, with protein sequence MAVTKLVLVRHGESQWNQENRFTGWYDVDLSEKGVGEAKAAGKLLKEEGFSFDFAYTSVLKRAIHTLWNVLDQLDQAWLPVEKSWRLNERHYGALQGLNKAETAEKYGDEQVKQWRRGFAITPPALTKEDERYPGHDPRYAGLSEQELPLTESLALTIDRVIPYWNETILPRMKSGERVIIAAHGNSLRALVKYLDNMGEKEIIDLNIPTGVPMVYEFDENFKPIKRYYLGNADEIAAKAAAVANQGKAK encoded by the coding sequence ATGGCTGTAACTAAGCTGGTTCTGGTTCGTCACGGTGAAAGCCAGTGGAATCAGGAAAACCGCTTTACCGGTTGGTATGACGTAGATCTTTCTGAGAAAGGCGTAGGCGAAGCAAAGGCCGCCGGTAAGCTGCTCAAAGAGGAAGGCTTCAGCTTTGATTTTGCTTATACCTCAGTGCTGAAACGTGCCATCCATACATTGTGGAATGTGCTTGACCAACTGGACCAGGCCTGGTTGCCGGTTGAAAAGTCATGGCGTCTGAACGAGCGTCACTACGGTGCGCTTCAGGGCCTGAACAAAGCCGAAACTGCCGAAAAGTATGGCGACGAACAGGTTAAGCAATGGCGTCGCGGCTTTGCCATTACCCCACCGGCACTGACTAAAGAAGATGAGCGCTATCCGGGCCACGATCCTCGCTATGCAGGTCTAAGCGAACAAGAATTACCGCTAACCGAGAGCCTGGCGCTGACCATTGACCGTGTTATCCCTTATTGGAATGAAACCATCCTGCCGCGTATGAAAAGCGGTGAGCGCGTAATAATTGCCGCTCACGGCAACTCCCTGCGTGCCCTGGTTAAATACCTCGATAACATGGGTGAAAAAGAAATCATCGATCTCAACATCCCAACCGGCGTGCCGATGGTTTACGAGTTCGATGAGAACTTTAAACCAATTAAACGTTACTACCTGGGTAATGCCGACGAAATCGCAGCGAAAGCCGCCGCCGTCGCCAACCAGGGTAAAGCTAAGTAA